A portion of the Zootoca vivipara chromosome 6, rZooViv1.1, whole genome shotgun sequence genome contains these proteins:
- the SH2D6 gene encoding SH2 domain-containing protein 6 isoform X2 codes for MMKQSVPPPLPLSARRVSLPVRGASGSQAKAAASRDPLPALKDDEEEIQEESIYVECEPRPAYMPRKVPPVQPLKQARPAITPSGPQKAFAENLCKGVCLKSGSVPEDFCMQNKAWYAGSCDRHTAEAALLRFNKDSAYLVRQSSRHGWNQPFTLAVLFKKHVYNIPIRYIESSRQYTLGKDGRSHEELFDSVSSIIQSYTERPLVLVDGSTSAKEQTCLLFPVKP; via the exons ATGATGAAGCAGTCTGTGCCGCCGCCTCTTCCCCTCTCAGCCCGACGGGTGTCTCTGCCAGTCCGGGGTGCCTCTGGGTCCCAAGCGAAAGCTGCCGCCAGCAGAG ATCCTTTACCAGCCCTGAAAGATGACGAG gaggaGATCCAGGAGGAATCGATCTACGTGGAATGTGAGCCCAGACCAG cctACATGCCCCGCAAAGTGCCTCCTGTCCAGCCTCTGAAGCAAGCCAG GCCAGCAATCACTCCATCAGGACCCCAGAAG GCCTTTGCAGAAAACCTGTGCAAAG GCGTGTGTCTGAAGAGTGGATCCGTGCCAGAG gatttttgcatgcaaaacaaggCCTGGTATGCAGGTAGCTGTGACCGACATACAGCTGAGGCTGCCCTCCTCCGGTTTAATAAG GACAGTGCCTACCTGGTGAGGCAGAGCTCACGACACGGCTGGAACCAGCCATTCACTTTGGCTGTGCTTTTCAAGAAGCACGTCTACAACATCCCCATCCGCTACATAGAGAGCAGTCGTCAATATACGCTTGGCAAGGATGGCAGGAGCCACGAAGAG CTCTTTGACAGCGTTTCCAGCATCATCCAAAGCTACACCGAGCGCCCCTTGGTGCTGGTGGATGGCAGCACTTCTGCCAAGGAACAGACTTGCTTGCTGTTTCCAGTGAAGCCATGA
- the SH2D6 gene encoding SH2 domain-containing protein 6 isoform X1 produces the protein MLAWCVESTLFMLRSNADPFFAALQKGMMKQSVPPPLPLSARRVSLPVRGASGSQAKAAASRDPLPALKDDEEEIQEESIYVECEPRPAYMPRKVPPVQPLKQARPAITPSGPQKAFAENLCKGVCLKSGSVPEDFCMQNKAWYAGSCDRHTAEAALLRFNKDSAYLVRQSSRHGWNQPFTLAVLFKKHVYNIPIRYIESSRQYTLGKDGRSHEELFDSVSSIIQSYTERPLVLVDGSTSAKEQTCLLFPVKP, from the exons ATGTTGGCTTGGTGCGTGGAAAGCACTTTGTTCATGCTCAGAAGTAATGCAGATCCCTTCTTTGCAGCTCTACAAAAAGGGATGATGAAGCAGTCTGTGCCGCCGCCTCTTCCCCTCTCAGCCCGACGGGTGTCTCTGCCAGTCCGGGGTGCCTCTGGGTCCCAAGCGAAAGCTGCCGCCAGCAGAG ATCCTTTACCAGCCCTGAAAGATGACGAG gaggaGATCCAGGAGGAATCGATCTACGTGGAATGTGAGCCCAGACCAG cctACATGCCCCGCAAAGTGCCTCCTGTCCAGCCTCTGAAGCAAGCCAG GCCAGCAATCACTCCATCAGGACCCCAGAAG GCCTTTGCAGAAAACCTGTGCAAAG GCGTGTGTCTGAAGAGTGGATCCGTGCCAGAG gatttttgcatgcaaaacaaggCCTGGTATGCAGGTAGCTGTGACCGACATACAGCTGAGGCTGCCCTCCTCCGGTTTAATAAG GACAGTGCCTACCTGGTGAGGCAGAGCTCACGACACGGCTGGAACCAGCCATTCACTTTGGCTGTGCTTTTCAAGAAGCACGTCTACAACATCCCCATCCGCTACATAGAGAGCAGTCGTCAATATACGCTTGGCAAGGATGGCAGGAGCCACGAAGAG CTCTTTGACAGCGTTTCCAGCATCATCCAAAGCTACACCGAGCGCCCCTTGGTGCTGGTGGATGGCAGCACTTCTGCCAAGGAACAGACTTGCTTGCTGTTTCCAGTGAAGCCATGA
- the SH2D6 gene encoding SH2 domain-containing protein 6 isoform X3, translating to MLAWCVESTLFMLRSNADPFFAALQKGMMKQSVPPPLPLSARRVSLPVRGASGSQAKAAASRDPLPALKDDEEEIQEESIYVECEPRPAYMPRKVPPVQPLKQARPAITPSGPQKAFAENLCKGVCLKSGSVPEDFCMQNKAWYAGSCDRHTAEAALLRFNKDSAYLVRQSSRHGWNQPFTLAVLFKKHVYNIPIRYIESSRQYTLGKDGRSHEELEGT from the exons ATGTTGGCTTGGTGCGTGGAAAGCACTTTGTTCATGCTCAGAAGTAATGCAGATCCCTTCTTTGCAGCTCTACAAAAAGGGATGATGAAGCAGTCTGTGCCGCCGCCTCTTCCCCTCTCAGCCCGACGGGTGTCTCTGCCAGTCCGGGGTGCCTCTGGGTCCCAAGCGAAAGCTGCCGCCAGCAGAG ATCCTTTACCAGCCCTGAAAGATGACGAG gaggaGATCCAGGAGGAATCGATCTACGTGGAATGTGAGCCCAGACCAG cctACATGCCCCGCAAAGTGCCTCCTGTCCAGCCTCTGAAGCAAGCCAG GCCAGCAATCACTCCATCAGGACCCCAGAAG GCCTTTGCAGAAAACCTGTGCAAAG GCGTGTGTCTGAAGAGTGGATCCGTGCCAGAG gatttttgcatgcaaaacaaggCCTGGTATGCAGGTAGCTGTGACCGACATACAGCTGAGGCTGCCCTCCTCCGGTTTAATAAG GACAGTGCCTACCTGGTGAGGCAGAGCTCACGACACGGCTGGAACCAGCCATTCACTTTGGCTGTGCTTTTCAAGAAGCACGTCTACAACATCCCCATCCGCTACATAGAGAGCAGTCGTCAATATACGCTTGGCAAGGATGGCAGGAGCCACGAAGAG CTGGAGGGCACCTGA